One window from the genome of Gimesia aquarii encodes:
- a CDS encoding DUF1553 domain-containing protein — translation MKTLQKVTFGIVFTGLFGLLTPAFFGAESQPDQAGLDFFEKKIRPVLIQHCYECHSEDTKNLKGSLLLDSKHGLLKGGDSGAALVPGKPAESLLLETLRYGEDSYQMPPKGKLPNEVIANFEKWIAMGAPDPRNKTSKKQVKAEIDFAKARDFWSFQSPQSQPAPAVKQQKWPLNKIDYFILAAQESKGFAPAPAADKQTLIRRAYFDLIGLPPTPEEVKQFVNDSSPQAYEKLIDRLLNSPHYGERWGRHWLDVARYAEDNTNMGPHNGPYPHAYRYRDWVIKAFNDDLPYDKFIIRQLATDFLPETGPEDYPALGYMGLGPSYHKEVALSRLTLENRYADDWEDRVDSLCRGLLGLTMACARCHDHKYDPLTVEDYYGIAGVFASVRQTTRPIIPDAEIAKTQPARDKADKLTKQNTELTEKIRTWNKRNALLKEIIKKSPKPESTLIAPRPDIKKQAIIKFFPPAEELKQNTAQIAKSNKTIKENKAKIADIKKATPGFDLPLADALTEEQIRVEEITADRMKIVYYPNKPRDLNVFIRGSANNLGKLVPRRFVQVLSKEKPKPFQKGSGRLELAHSIANRDNPLTARVMVNRVWLHHFGEGLVDTPSNFGKTGALPSHPELLDDLAVWFMDQGWSIKKLHRRIMLSATYRQTSNVSLSEAQKITDPNNRLLSYFNRRRLEAEVYRDALLVAGDNLDLTKSGPSGDIDDSKFDRRGVYAMVSRHKLSTFLQSYDFPDPAIHAARRANTTTPLQQLFVLNSPFVRQQAQKLAKRLEGESSEKRIDAIYQILFSRTPTRSEMQIGLQFIEQTDSTGTPTPAVEQIPTFAGKRIKANVKKLGDRYSVELWVKNQIPNDQRIITGYFFSRGKDSAPKAAGDHLGIAGKYRPNKEGRLFFYNGDQKRQSLFGNTVIQPGTWNHVVMVRDQQNIRVYLNGNSKPEISGKAKPGYESGVSEIIIAGRNDNFSNFHGQLGAVAVFNRVLNPNEIQKHFQAAKLEKDELAHAEYLASILESDPLSCWPLRTDNPKFSQAVDITKNKNNGTYEGRQDVDPKKLTPWQRYCQALLCSNEMMFVD, via the coding sequence ATGAAAACTTTGCAAAAAGTGACATTCGGCATCGTATTCACGGGTCTTTTCGGTTTACTGACTCCCGCGTTTTTCGGAGCAGAGTCACAGCCAGATCAAGCAGGGCTCGATTTCTTCGAAAAGAAGATTCGTCCTGTTTTGATTCAGCACTGTTATGAGTGCCATTCAGAGGATACCAAAAATCTCAAAGGGAGTTTGTTGCTGGATTCAAAACACGGGTTATTAAAAGGTGGTGACTCGGGGGCAGCTCTTGTTCCTGGCAAACCAGCAGAAAGCCTGTTACTCGAAACCTTACGTTATGGCGAAGATAGTTATCAAATGCCTCCCAAAGGCAAGCTACCCAATGAAGTGATTGCCAATTTTGAAAAATGGATCGCAATGGGCGCTCCCGATCCACGCAACAAAACGAGCAAGAAACAAGTCAAAGCAGAAATTGATTTTGCGAAAGCGCGTGATTTCTGGTCGTTTCAATCTCCCCAAAGCCAGCCAGCTCCAGCCGTGAAACAACAGAAATGGCCACTTAACAAAATCGACTACTTTATTTTAGCTGCGCAAGAATCGAAAGGTTTTGCGCCTGCTCCCGCGGCTGATAAACAGACTTTAATTCGTCGTGCCTATTTCGATTTAATTGGTTTGCCTCCGACACCGGAAGAAGTTAAGCAGTTTGTGAATGATTCTTCTCCACAAGCCTATGAAAAACTGATTGATCGGTTGTTAAACTCTCCGCATTACGGCGAACGCTGGGGACGCCATTGGCTCGACGTCGCGCGGTATGCAGAAGACAACACGAATATGGGACCACACAACGGTCCTTATCCTCACGCGTACCGTTATCGTGACTGGGTCATCAAAGCATTCAATGATGATTTGCCCTATGACAAGTTCATCATTCGTCAACTGGCGACCGACTTCCTCCCAGAAACAGGACCCGAAGATTACCCCGCGTTGGGTTATATGGGATTGGGGCCTTCCTACCATAAAGAAGTCGCACTTTCCCGACTCACGCTGGAAAATCGCTATGCGGACGACTGGGAGGACCGTGTCGATAGTTTGTGTCGTGGTTTGTTGGGGCTGACCATGGCATGTGCCCGTTGTCATGATCATAAGTATGACCCTTTGACTGTTGAAGATTATTACGGTATCGCAGGTGTTTTTGCGTCGGTTCGACAGACGACTCGGCCAATCATTCCCGATGCAGAAATTGCGAAAACACAACCTGCCCGTGATAAAGCAGATAAGCTCACAAAACAAAATACAGAACTGACTGAGAAAATTAGAACATGGAATAAGCGAAACGCCTTACTTAAAGAAATCATTAAAAAGTCGCCGAAACCAGAGTCGACTTTGATCGCACCTCGACCAGACATCAAAAAGCAGGCCATTATCAAATTCTTTCCCCCGGCAGAAGAATTGAAGCAGAACACAGCCCAGATCGCCAAATCCAATAAGACCATCAAAGAGAATAAGGCGAAAATTGCTGACATCAAAAAAGCAACTCCCGGTTTTGATCTGCCACTGGCTGATGCGCTCACTGAAGAGCAAATTCGAGTTGAAGAAATCACAGCAGACCGGATGAAGATCGTCTATTATCCCAATAAGCCGCGCGACTTAAATGTGTTCATTCGCGGAAGTGCCAACAACCTGGGAAAACTTGTGCCACGACGATTTGTGCAAGTGCTTTCAAAAGAGAAACCAAAGCCTTTTCAAAAAGGGAGTGGTCGACTGGAATTGGCGCATAGTATTGCGAACCGCGACAATCCTTTGACGGCGCGAGTCATGGTGAATCGAGTGTGGCTACACCATTTTGGTGAAGGTCTGGTTGATACGCCGAGTAACTTTGGAAAAACGGGAGCCCTTCCCAGTCACCCGGAATTATTGGACGATCTCGCTGTCTGGTTTATGGATCAGGGTTGGTCGATCAAAAAGTTACATCGACGGATCATGTTATCAGCCACGTATCGGCAAACTTCAAATGTCTCATTGTCGGAAGCACAGAAGATTACTGATCCGAATAATCGTCTTTTGTCTTACTTCAATCGAAGACGACTGGAAGCGGAAGTCTACCGCGATGCGTTATTAGTGGCCGGCGATAATCTGGATCTGACAAAATCAGGACCTTCCGGCGATATTGACGATTCCAAATTTGATCGGCGCGGTGTTTATGCGATGGTCTCGCGTCACAAACTGAGCACATTCTTACAATCTTACGATTTTCCTGATCCCGCCATCCATGCGGCCCGACGTGCCAACACGACGACACCATTACAACAACTATTTGTATTGAATTCGCCGTTTGTCAGGCAGCAAGCACAAAAACTAGCGAAAAGGCTGGAAGGAGAATCTTCAGAAAAACGAATCGACGCCATTTATCAAATCTTATTCTCACGTACGCCGACACGTTCCGAAATGCAGATTGGCCTGCAGTTTATAGAACAGACCGATTCTACTGGCACACCCACACCCGCTGTTGAACAGATCCCGACATTTGCAGGCAAACGTATCAAAGCGAATGTCAAAAAACTGGGTGACCGCTACTCGGTTGAACTTTGGGTGAAAAACCAGATCCCCAATGACCAGCGTATCATCACCGGTTATTTCTTTTCACGTGGTAAAGATTCTGCTCCCAAGGCAGCCGGCGACCATTTAGGTATCGCGGGAAAATATCGACCTAACAAAGAGGGGCGGCTGTTTTTCTACAACGGTGATCAAAAAAGGCAATCACTTTTCGGAAACACGGTGATTCAACCGGGAACCTGGAATCATGTAGTCATGGTTCGCGACCAGCAAAATATTAGGGTTTATCTCAACGGAAATTCGAAACCGGAAATTTCAGGAAAAGCGAAGCCGGGGTATGAATCAGGTGTTTCTGAAATCATTATCGCTGGTCGGAATGATAATTTTTCGAATTTCCACGGGCAGCTGGGGGCGGTTGCGGTGTTTAATCGTGTTTTGAATCCCAATGAAATTCAAAAACATTTTCAAGCAGCCAAGCTGGAAAAAGACGAGCTTGCTCATGCTGAGTACCTGGCTTCGATTTTGGAGTCAGACCCGCTATCCTGCTGGCCATTACGGACTGACAATCCGAAATTTTCTCAAGCTGTTGATATCACAAAAAACAAAAATAACGGGACTTACGAAGGCCGGCAGGATGTTGATCCCAAGAAGCTCACACCTTGGCAACGATACTGTCAGGCTTTGCTCTGCAGTAATGAAATGATGTTTGTTGACTAA
- a CDS encoding sialidase family protein: protein MILKALTYMSQILMVPAIICCWFQTSFASEPGTTQVKPQKPGFTIPYIDLNDQAHRQVIVDREAGQYLGHPTTVLLEDNKTMLCVYPKGHGKGGIVYKRSNDAGKTWSERLPTPASWATSREVPTLHRVIDANGKKRIIMFSGLYPTRMAVTEDDGKTWSELKQVGDWGGIVVMGCVELLKTGKGHYIALFHDDGRFISKNSKQESPIAFTLYKTISKDGGLTWSDPDAIHKSSDYHICEPGIIRSPDGKQLAVLLRENSRRHNSQIIFSDDEGKTWTKPRDLPGSLNGDRHTGKYDPISGRLLISFRSKTPKGHTAPTEGDWVAWVGTYDDLVKGNEGQYHVRLKDNTKGADCAYPGVEVLPDGTFIVTTYGHWDKGKAPYIRSVRLKLSELDELAKSK, encoded by the coding sequence ATGATATTGAAAGCTCTCACGTATATGAGTCAAATTCTGATGGTCCCAGCCATTATTTGCTGTTGGTTTCAAACTTCGTTTGCATCTGAACCCGGTACCACTCAAGTAAAACCACAGAAACCCGGATTTACAATCCCTTACATTGACCTCAATGACCAAGCCCATCGGCAGGTGATCGTCGATCGTGAAGCAGGTCAATATCTGGGACATCCCACCACTGTTTTACTGGAAGACAACAAAACGATGCTCTGTGTCTATCCTAAAGGGCACGGGAAAGGGGGTATTGTTTACAAACGCTCGAATGACGCTGGCAAAACTTGGAGTGAACGTCTCCCGACTCCCGCGTCCTGGGCGACATCCAGAGAAGTTCCTACTCTGCATCGGGTTATTGATGCCAATGGTAAAAAACGAATCATCATGTTTTCCGGTTTATATCCGACACGCATGGCAGTCACAGAAGATGACGGCAAAACCTGGAGCGAGCTCAAACAGGTTGGCGACTGGGGCGGCATCGTCGTCATGGGTTGTGTCGAACTGCTGAAAACAGGCAAAGGCCATTACATCGCTCTGTTTCACGATGATGGGCGATTTATCTCCAAAAATTCCAAACAGGAATCACCGATCGCTTTCACTCTTTATAAAACGATTTCCAAAGACGGTGGTTTGACCTGGTCTGATCCTGATGCAATTCATAAATCCTCCGACTACCATATTTGTGAGCCTGGCATCATTCGTTCCCCAGACGGAAAACAACTCGCTGTTCTATTGAGAGAAAATAGTCGGCGACATAACTCGCAAATCATTTTCTCAGACGATGAAGGTAAAACCTGGACGAAGCCCCGCGATCTTCCCGGTTCCTTGAACGGAGATCGTCATACCGGAAAATACGATCCCATCTCTGGACGACTACTCATATCGTTTCGCAGTAAAACTCCCAAAGGTCACACCGCGCCCACCGAAGGCGACTGGGTGGCCTGGGTGGGAACTTACGATGATCTCGTCAAAGGAAACGAAGGACAGTACCACGTCCGCTTAAAAGATAATACCAAAGGCGCCGACTGTGCCTACCCCGGCGTGGAAGTCCTCCCCGATGGCACTTTCATCGTCACCACCTACGGCCATTGGGACAAAGGCAAAGCGCCTTATATCCGCAGTGTACGTCTCAAACTTTCCGAGCTGGATGAACTGGCGAAAAGTAAGTAA
- a CDS encoding MFS transporter: MSSTEPTTSFVRYRVIFACMLMAILLYLDRFCISFAEVFIKDELGLSDKQIAIILGSFFVSYAFCQVPSGWLSDRFGARTMLTLYILMWSLFTALTGFVTGFIMLLLFRLGFGVGQAGAYPTSANIVSKWMPLSARGIASSMVAVGGRLGGALAPILTAFLIVLFVPISQSSELTTGDLMQPQQFAVKFMENLNKKQKYETTIYDHLTPESKEYLKAAASEKETETGTAVEADFLVNLNSILQNDTLYHSSDFADLKLNQQAEQLLIITPGELNVEERSRLNRLLLEARYYTEFRKVQGKGWRPVMVVYGVFGIVIAGFFWWTIRDYPRMHPSCSEQELEAIEFGRNEEDKDHTKEIGGIPLKAIVENRSLWMLSLSQFCTNIGWLFLVTWLPRYLDETYQVPLKERGTMITVALAVGWFGTLSGGKATDWLRNRISLRWSRVLPIVVSRFTAMAAYILLCFLDVSPWVAVALFSVVAFSTDFGSPAMWAFNQDIGGKHVGSVLGWGNMWGNLGAAIAPYLMIWVIGEDDHYWSMAFVTCAIAFFVAGVASLGVDTAQTLIVDEESEGELAST, from the coding sequence ATGTCCAGCACCGAACCAACTACATCCTTTGTTCGTTATCGTGTGATTTTTGCCTGCATGCTGATGGCGATTTTGTTGTATCTGGATCGATTTTGTATTTCGTTCGCAGAGGTTTTTATCAAAGATGAGTTGGGGTTGAGCGACAAACAGATTGCGATCATTCTGGGATCGTTTTTCGTCTCTTATGCATTTTGTCAAGTGCCTTCCGGTTGGTTAAGCGACCGTTTTGGCGCGCGTACAATGCTGACTCTTTATATTTTGATGTGGTCACTGTTTACCGCACTCACCGGCTTTGTGACCGGTTTCATAATGCTGTTACTGTTTCGCTTGGGGTTTGGGGTAGGACAAGCGGGAGCCTATCCTACGAGTGCGAATATCGTCAGTAAATGGATGCCACTTTCCGCACGAGGCATTGCCAGCAGTATGGTCGCCGTTGGGGGACGTTTAGGCGGTGCGCTTGCTCCAATTCTCACCGCATTTCTGATCGTGTTGTTCGTGCCGATTTCTCAGTCGTCTGAATTGACTACCGGTGATCTAATGCAACCACAGCAATTTGCCGTCAAGTTTATGGAGAATTTAAACAAAAAACAGAAATATGAAACGACGATTTACGACCACCTCACTCCAGAAAGTAAAGAGTATCTCAAAGCAGCGGCTTCAGAAAAAGAGACTGAAACGGGAACGGCCGTTGAAGCCGACTTTCTAGTGAATTTGAATTCCATTTTGCAAAACGACACGCTGTATCACTCTTCCGATTTTGCAGATCTGAAACTGAATCAGCAAGCAGAACAATTGCTCATTATTACTCCTGGTGAATTGAATGTTGAGGAGAGATCTCGATTGAACCGGCTCTTACTGGAGGCTCGATACTACACTGAATTTCGGAAAGTTCAGGGCAAAGGCTGGCGCCCCGTGATGGTGGTCTATGGGGTGTTTGGAATCGTCATTGCCGGTTTCTTCTGGTGGACCATTCGAGATTATCCACGGATGCATCCATCCTGTTCCGAGCAGGAGTTGGAAGCAATTGAATTTGGACGCAATGAAGAAGACAAAGACCATACAAAAGAGATTGGTGGAATTCCCCTGAAAGCGATTGTGGAGAACCGAAGTCTCTGGATGCTTTCTTTGTCTCAATTTTGTACGAATATCGGTTGGTTATTTCTTGTTACCTGGTTACCACGTTATTTGGACGAGACATATCAAGTGCCCTTGAAAGAGCGCGGAACAATGATCACTGTCGCACTCGCAGTTGGTTGGTTCGGCACTCTGTCCGGTGGTAAAGCGACCGACTGGCTGCGGAATCGAATCAGTTTGCGCTGGAGTCGTGTGCTTCCAATTGTCGTGTCACGATTCACTGCCATGGCTGCCTATATCTTGTTATGTTTTCTTGATGTCTCTCCCTGGGTAGCAGTGGCCTTATTTTCTGTGGTCGCTTTTTCGACCGACTTTGGATCTCCTGCCATGTGGGCTTTTAATCAAGATATCGGGGGAAAACATGTAGGGTCTGTGCTTGGTTGGGGAAATATGTGGGGTAATCTGGGAGCAGCAATCGCTCCCTATCTAATGATCTGGGTGATTGGCGAAGACGATCATTACTGGAGCATGGCTTTTGTTACCTGTGCAATTGCCTTTTTCGTTGCCGGCGTGGCTTCGCTGGGTGTCGATACGGCGCAAACTCTGATTGTTGACGAAGAGTCTGAAGGCGAACTGGCATCGACTTAG
- a CDS encoding flavodoxin family protein: MKTLVIYFSYSGNNQLLAEYLAKQMECDTCPIIEKKHRTMLTIILDMFFKRNPKIEPLAHTVSDYDHIILVAPIWDSKIANPMKSLLRREKESLPAYSFISLCGYERAGQKESILEQLSVLTGQAPKAVCELKICELFPPEQREQIKTISRFRVNSEDLVKFEMPINEFLKLINAVQ; encoded by the coding sequence ATGAAAACACTCGTAATTTATTTTTCCTATTCTGGAAACAATCAGTTACTCGCTGAGTATCTTGCCAAACAGATGGAATGCGATACCTGCCCCATCATTGAAAAGAAACATCGCACCATGTTGACGATCATTTTAGATATGTTCTTTAAGCGGAACCCAAAAATTGAACCGCTTGCGCACACGGTTTCAGATTATGATCATATTATTCTCGTTGCCCCAATTTGGGACTCAAAAATAGCAAATCCCATGAAATCTTTGCTTCGACGTGAGAAGGAATCGCTGCCTGCTTATTCTTTTATTTCACTTTGTGGCTATGAACGCGCCGGGCAAAAAGAAAGCATTTTAGAACAATTGTCTGTTTTGACAGGACAGGCTCCAAAAGCAGTTTGTGAATTAAAAATCTGTGAACTCTTTCCGCCTGAGCAAAGAGAACAGATCAAAACCATTTCACGTTTTCGTGTGAATTCTGAAGATCTCGTCAAATTCGAGATGCCGATTAACGAGTTTCTTAAATTGATCAATGCCGTTCAATGA
- a CDS encoding alpha/beta fold hydrolase, which translates to MDSYSLMLEHWEVPFQERDLETSFGTTHVIESGDKQNPPLVLLHGGGGNSTMWFPNIAALTQHFKIYAVDIVGEMGKSDDTRLSYTTDDYPNWLGEVFHELSLSRSHLLGTSLGATLSIQFAIRTPEFIDQLVLVAPPSLEKMNTGFILRGLLSALFPTSSITKSFYRYITSPNSVQPPAWALEDQVVRSKAQRLNLNAIPVVTEEDLSKLPESTLLILGKDDRIYSIDAAVNKVKKAAPQVTIAVIENAGHVVTVEQPEIFAKTFFEFMNLA; encoded by the coding sequence ATGGATTCGTATTCTTTGATGCTGGAACATTGGGAGGTTCCATTTCAGGAGCGCGACCTTGAAACGAGCTTTGGCACTACGCATGTCATTGAATCGGGAGACAAGCAAAACCCGCCGTTGGTATTACTGCATGGCGGTGGAGGAAATTCCACGATGTGGTTTCCGAATATTGCTGCTTTGACGCAGCATTTTAAAATTTATGCGGTCGACATTGTTGGCGAAATGGGGAAAAGTGATGACACCCGGTTGTCCTATACAACGGATGATTATCCAAACTGGTTAGGTGAAGTCTTTCACGAACTGTCGCTTTCTCGTTCCCATCTGTTGGGAACATCATTGGGTGCCACCTTATCAATTCAATTTGCGATTCGAACACCTGAATTCATCGATCAATTGGTACTGGTCGCTCCCCCCTCATTAGAGAAAATGAACACTGGATTTATTTTAAGAGGCCTATTATCTGCTCTGTTTCCGACTAGCTCAATTACAAAAAGTTTTTACCGCTACATTACGTCGCCAAATTCTGTTCAACCTCCCGCATGGGCGTTAGAAGACCAAGTGGTGCGGTCAAAAGCACAACGTTTAAATTTAAATGCAATTCCCGTTGTAACTGAAGAAGATCTGTCCAAACTACCAGAATCAACGCTCTTGATTCTTGGCAAGGATGATCGGATTTATTCCATTGATGCTGCGGTGAACAAAGTGAAAAAAGCCGCACCCCAGGTTACCATTGCTGTGATTGAGAATGCGGGGCATGTAGTTACCGTAGAGCAACCTGAAATATTCGCGAAAACGTTTTTCGAATTCATGAATCTCGCATAG
- a CDS encoding zinc-dependent alcohol dehydrogenase family protein — MKTNAAVLYDMQQPTPYAESKPLVVEEVTLSNPGLGEVLVEMAGAGLCHSDLSVIDGSRPRVMPMVMGHEASGIVREVGQGVHDLKPDDHVVFSFVPLCGHCIPCATGRPALCEPGAQANLAGTLLSGQRHFQNQSELELNHHLGVSAFSEYTVVAQESLIKIDSQLPLSTAALFGCAVMTGVGAVVNTARVEPGSSVAVFGLGGVGLSTIMGARAAGAETIFAIDLLPDKLDLAQKVGATHSINAREEDPVTKIKDMQNGVDYSFESVGNEQVLQQAYAATKRGGTTITIGLPHPNKMFSVPAVSLVAEERTIKGSYMGSAVPRRDLPRFIAMYQAGLLPVDLLLSRTIQLDEINEAFDDLATGAAVRQVVTFEK, encoded by the coding sequence ATGAAAACAAACGCCGCCGTTCTCTACGACATGCAGCAACCCACTCCCTATGCCGAATCAAAACCGCTGGTCGTAGAAGAAGTCACGTTATCCAACCCTGGTCTGGGAGAAGTTCTGGTTGAAATGGCCGGCGCGGGTTTATGCCACTCCGATCTGTCTGTGATTGACGGTTCTCGTCCCCGAGTTATGCCAATGGTGATGGGGCATGAAGCCAGCGGCATTGTCCGCGAAGTCGGGCAGGGCGTGCATGATCTTAAGCCAGATGACCATGTCGTCTTTTCCTTCGTTCCATTATGCGGACACTGCATTCCCTGTGCAACGGGGAGGCCCGCGCTCTGTGAGCCGGGGGCTCAAGCCAACCTTGCGGGGACATTGCTTTCCGGTCAAAGGCATTTTCAAAATCAATCCGAATTAGAACTCAATCATCATCTCGGCGTTTCCGCTTTTTCCGAGTATACGGTCGTTGCACAAGAATCATTGATTAAAATCGATTCCCAGCTTCCTTTGAGTACGGCGGCCTTGTTTGGTTGTGCCGTCATGACCGGTGTCGGAGCCGTCGTTAACACAGCAAGAGTAGAACCGGGATCAAGTGTGGCAGTCTTCGGTCTGGGCGGGGTTGGATTGAGCACCATCATGGGGGCTCGCGCTGCCGGCGCAGAAACGATTTTCGCCATCGATCTACTCCCGGATAAGTTGGATCTGGCCCAAAAAGTTGGTGCCACACATTCAATCAATGCCCGTGAAGAAGACCCGGTCACAAAAATCAAAGACATGCAAAACGGGGTCGACTACTCCTTCGAAAGCGTGGGCAACGAGCAAGTTCTGCAGCAAGCCTATGCTGCCACGAAACGCGGCGGCACAACGATTACAATCGGGCTTCCGCATCCTAACAAGATGTTCTCTGTTCCCGCCGTCAGCCTGGTTGCGGAAGAACGTACGATCAAAGGTTCTTACATGGGTTCCGCTGTCCCCCGACGTGACCTGCCACGTTTTATCGCCATGTATCAGGCGGGCCTGTTACCCGTGGATCTACTTCTGTCACGCACGATCCAACTGGACGAGATCAACGAAGCTTTCGACGATCTCGCCACAGGGGCCGCTGTTCGACAAGTCGTGACGTTTGAGAAATGA
- a CDS encoding SGNH/GDSL hydrolase family protein, whose translation MNPIVFHLVSGQAFFTGAVFVMLAACLSTCESRVVKRVMVLVFLLGMIAIVVSSTPLPYWFYGCAGVITLVWISSCFVKKWRRWSAYAVIGVWAIAIGLEAPYHLTPTLKPVASRSMTVIGDSVTSGLGNDKIETWPRILAREHDLQVQDISHVGDTVSTALKRVQKEPVDPSIVLLEIGGNDILGSTTTEQFVKNLEALLTELAAPDRQLIMLELPLPPFYHEYGRTQRNLAQKYDVALVPKRIFLSILAGGESTLDSIHLSEAGHQNMADVVWGLVKPAYTTH comes from the coding sequence ATGAATCCGATTGTCTTTCATCTCGTCTCAGGACAGGCGTTTTTTACAGGGGCCGTGTTTGTGATGCTGGCGGCGTGTTTATCCACGTGTGAGAGTCGCGTTGTAAAGCGTGTGATGGTATTGGTCTTTTTGCTTGGCATGATTGCGATTGTCGTTTCATCAACGCCCCTGCCTTACTGGTTCTATGGGTGCGCGGGAGTGATCACGCTAGTCTGGATAAGTTCCTGTTTTGTCAAGAAATGGCGGCGCTGGTCGGCTTATGCTGTGATCGGTGTGTGGGCAATCGCAATTGGGTTGGAAGCGCCTTATCACCTGACGCCGACGCTGAAGCCGGTCGCTTCTCGATCAATGACAGTGATCGGGGACTCCGTAACTTCGGGTTTGGGAAACGATAAAATAGAAACATGGCCACGGATTTTGGCACGCGAGCATGATTTACAAGTGCAAGATATTTCGCACGTAGGGGATACTGTTTCGACAGCACTGAAACGAGTTCAGAAAGAACCTGTTGATCCTTCAATCGTTTTATTAGAAATTGGTGGAAATGATATTCTGGGATCGACGACCACTGAGCAATTTGTGAAAAATCTGGAGGCATTGCTGACTGAGCTAGCAGCACCGGATCGGCAATTAATCATGCTGGAATTGCCGCTACCTCCGTTCTACCATGAATACGGTCGTACTCAGCGGAATCTGGCGCAGAAATATGATGTTGCTCTCGTTCCCAAAAGGATATTTCTGTCGATTCTTGCTGGGGGCGAATCGACGTTGGATTCGATTCATCTTTCAGAGGCGGGACATCAGAATATGGCAGATGTAGTTTGGGGACTCGTCAAACCCGCTTATACTACTCATTGA
- a CDS encoding FG-GAP repeat domain-containing protein, with amino-acid sequence MRIRNDPTVSVILLGLILACICGSTSLSQEKQNPPSVQFSEHLIADNYAYAYGIAAADYDQDGDLDLSSADYTPHNKLYLFENDGKGIFKKHIIQKDDPERLERHLVGDVDNDGDLDIVIVKNLRGHLIWFENSGSPNNDQLWKRHIITTNLPGAYDVALADFNHDGHLDVAASSWRLGNQFAWFENSGKPKSGAWKKHLIEENVSETRTMRVADFDGDGDPDLLGTIRGMDQVVWYENQKSTTGIKWSKHMIDDQSRCPTHGNPVDMDGDGDLDVVMALGFYFRPGSKDKTSSQRREDNEIVWYENDNPSKDGWKKHVVQEKFDDAFEAIAADLDADGDIDIVATTWRNPGRVAWFENSGDPLQKWKKHLLKDNWRSANQVIIADMNGDGKPDIIACAERGSVEVRWWKNEGRPQKQQ; translated from the coding sequence GTGCGAATTCGAAACGATCCCACTGTCAGTGTTATCTTATTAGGCCTGATACTCGCCTGCATTTGCGGCAGCACCTCACTCAGTCAAGAAAAACAAAACCCACCTTCGGTTCAATTCTCTGAGCATCTCATTGCCGATAATTATGCTTACGCTTATGGAATCGCCGCAGCGGATTATGATCAAGATGGCGATCTCGATTTATCGAGCGCCGACTACACGCCTCACAATAAACTTTACTTGTTTGAAAATGACGGCAAGGGAATCTTTAAAAAGCACATCATTCAGAAAGACGATCCGGAAAGACTGGAACGCCACTTAGTCGGCGATGTCGACAATGACGGCGATTTAGATATTGTGATCGTCAAAAATCTGCGCGGACACCTGATCTGGTTCGAAAACAGTGGCTCTCCGAATAACGACCAGTTATGGAAACGACACATCATTACGACCAACTTACCGGGCGCCTATGATGTGGCCTTGGCCGACTTCAATCATGATGGTCATCTGGATGTGGCCGCTTCGAGTTGGAGGCTGGGAAACCAGTTTGCCTGGTTCGAAAATAGTGGAAAACCCAAAAGTGGTGCATGGAAAAAACACCTCATTGAAGAAAATGTTAGCGAAACCCGCACGATGCGCGTTGCCGACTTTGATGGCGATGGTGATCCCGACCTGCTGGGAACGATTCGTGGGATGGATCAAGTGGTCTGGTATGAAAACCAAAAAAGTACTACGGGCATAAAATGGTCAAAACACATGATCGACGATCAATCGCGTTGCCCCACACATGGAAACCCCGTTGATATGGACGGCGATGGAGATCTGGATGTGGTCATGGCACTCGGTTTTTACTTCAGACCAGGCTCGAAAGACAAGACAAGTTCGCAGCGCCGGGAAGATAACGAGATCGTCTGGTATGAGAACGACAATCCAAGCAAAGATGGCTGGAAGAAACATGTCGTGCAAGAAAAGTTTGACGATGCATTCGAAGCCATCGCTGCAGACCTGGATGCGGATGGTGATATTGATATCGTGGCTACAACCTGGCGCAATCCTGGGCGCGTGGCCTGGTTTGAAAATTCAGGTGACCCCCTTCAGAAGTGGAAAAAGCATCTCTTGAAAGACAATTGGCGCAGTGCCAATCAAGTCATCATTGCTGACATGAATGGAGACGGAAAGCCAGATATTATTGCCTGTGCAGAACGGGGCAGTGTGGAAGTTCGCTGGTGGAAAAACGAAGGACGACCCCAAAAACAGCAATAA